One window from the genome of Gopherus evgoodei ecotype Sinaloan lineage chromosome 2, rGopEvg1_v1.p, whole genome shotgun sequence encodes:
- the LOC115646224 gene encoding cytochrome c oxidase subunit 5B, mitochondrial yields MASRLLRVCGALRALRRPPAAPLRPPGPARALAAGGIPSDEEQATGLERKVIQAMEKGQDPYNILQPKRYAGTKEDPNLVPSISNKRIVGCICEEDNSCVIWFWLHKGEPQRCPSCGAYYKLVPHHLPH; encoded by the exons ATGGCGTCAAGGTTACTGCGAGTGTGCGGCGCCCTGCGGGCCCTGCGCCGCCCCCCGGCCGCGCCGCTCCGCCCGCCCGGCCCCGCCCGCGCCTTGGCGGCTGGAG GTATCCCCAGCGATGAAGAGCAAGCAACAGGGCTGGAGAGGAAAGTCATACAGGCCATGGAAAAGGGACAG GATCCCTACAACATCCTCCAACCAAAGCGCTATGCTGGGACCAAGGAGGATCCCAACCTGGTCCCTTCCATCTCCAACAAGAGGATCGTGGGCTGCATCT gTGAAGAGGACAACAGCTGCGTGATCTGGTTCTGGCTGCACAAGGGGGAGCCCCAGCGCTGCCCCTCCTGCGGTGCCTATTACAAGCTGGTCCCTCATCATCTGCCACACTGA
- the ACTR1B gene encoding beta-centractin: MESYDIIANQPVVIDNGSGVVKAGFAGDQIPKYCFPNYVGRPKHVRVMAGALEGDLFIGPKAEEHRGLLSIRYPMEHGIVRDWNDMERIWQYVYSKDQLQTFSEEHPVLLTEAPLNPCKNREKAAEVFFETFNVPALFISMQAILSLYATGRTTGVVLDAGDGVTHAVPIYEGFAMPHSIMRVDVAGRDVSRYLRLLLRKEGYDFHTSAEFEVVKMIKERACYLSINPQKDEALETEKVLYNLPDGSTLEVGPARFRAPELLFQPDLVGDESEGIHEVLAFAIQKSDMDLRRTLFANIVLSGGSTLFKGFGDRLLSEVKKLAPKDVKIKISAPQERLYSTWIGGSILASLDTFKKMWVSKKEYEEDGARAIHRKTF, translated from the exons ATGGAGTCCTACGACATCATCGCCAACCAGCCCGTGGTCATCGACAAT GGTTCCGGGGTTGTCAAGGCTGGCTTTGCTGGTGACCAGATCCCGAAATACTGCTTCCCAAACTA TGTGGGGCGCCCAAAGCACGTCCGGGTCATGGCGGGGGCGCTGGAGGGGGATCTCTTCATTGGCCCCAAAGCAGAG GAGCACCGGGGCCTGTTGTCCATCCGCTACCCCATGGAGCATGGCATCGTCCGGGACTGGAATGACATGGAGCGGATCTGGCAGTACGTGTACTCCAAAGACCAGCTGCAGACCTTCTCCGAAGAG cacccagttCTCCTGACGGAAGCCCCCCTAAACCCCTGCAAGAACCGTGAGAAGGCGGCCGAGGTTTTCTTCGAGACCTTCAACGTTCCAGCGCTTTTCATCTCCATGCAGGCCATCCTCAGCCT ctACGCCACGGGCCGCACGACGGGGGTGGTGCTGGATGCAGGGGATGGTGTCACACACGCGGTGCCCATCTATGAGGGCTTCGCCATGCCGCACTCCATCATGCGGGTGGACGTGGCCGGGCGGGACGTCTCGCGCTACCTCCGTCTGCTGCTGCGCAAGGAGGGCTACGACTTCCACACCTCGGCCGAGTTCGAGGTGGTCAAGATGATAAAGGAG CGGGCCTGCTACCTGTCCATTAACCCCCAGAAGGACGAGGCGCTGGAGACGGAGAAGGTGCTCTACAACCTCCCGGACGGGAGCACGCTGGAG GTGGGCCCAGCCCGTTTCCGAGCCCCTGAGCTGCTCTTCCAGCCGGACCTGGTTGGGGACGAGAGTGAAGGGATCCATGAGGTCCTGGCCTTTGCCATCCAGAAATCCGACATGGACCTGCGGCGGACACTCTTCGCCAACATCGTGCTGTCCGGCGGCTCCACGCTCTTCAAAG GGTTTGGGGACCGGCTGCTCAGTGAGGTGAAGAAACTCGCCCCAAAGGATGTCAAGATTAAG ATCTCTGCCCCGCAGGAGCGACTGTACTCCACGTGGATCGG CGGCTCCATCCTGGCCTCACTGGACACCTTCAAGAAGATGTGGGTGTCGAAGAAGGAGTACGAGGAGGACGGGGCGCGGGCCATCCACCGCAAGACGTTCTAG